A single region of the Bacillus cereus genome encodes:
- a CDS encoding YiiX/YebB-like N1pC/P60 family cysteine hydrolase produces MKKLTALTLTAGILASAGLVPTASFAASNDLPYLNEIKKLQPDVSTEELISGIIEVAKNTGNTKDALAEQIYKELKANHEQGEREATQRNNKYAPNVQYGASGGNVKVGNSNMGDFYYTGSTTAYMNHGHVGMYYSEKLIVESVPSTGVRTIATNKRLVDKGNAVVKSVKTSWQNKNDAAWWAKDRVGKDEYSYNFANNRNTSHYGAKNCSKLIWSTYKLHGGLDLDKDGGAGVYPRDVRDANQTSLNRNI; encoded by the coding sequence ATGAAAAAATTAACCGCACTAACTTTAACAGCAGGTATTTTAGCTTCAGCTGGGCTTGTACCTACAGCATCTTTCGCGGCAAGCAACGATCTTCCATATTTAAATGAGATTAAGAAATTGCAGCCAGACGTAAGTACTGAAGAGCTAATTTCAGGTATTATTGAAGTTGCTAAAAATACTGGCAATACAAAAGATGCTTTAGCAGAACAAATTTATAAAGAATTAAAAGCAAATCATGAACAAGGAGAACGAGAAGCTACTCAACGAAATAATAAATATGCTCCTAATGTTCAATATGGTGCTAGCGGTGGAAATGTAAAAGTCGGAAATTCTAATATGGGCGACTTTTATTATACTGGTTCTACAACTGCTTATATGAATCATGGACATGTCGGTATGTATTATAGTGAAAAATTGATTGTTGAATCTGTACCAAGCACAGGCGTACGTACAATTGCTACTAATAAACGCTTAGTTGATAAAGGGAATGCAGTTGTTAAATCTGTAAAGACTTCTTGGCAAAATAAAAATGATGCAGCCTGGTGGGCAAAAGATCGTGTAGGAAAGGATGAGTATTCTTATAATTTTGCAAATAATAGAAATACTAGTCATTATGGCGCAAAGAATTGTTCTAAGTTAATATGGTCTACTTATAAACTACATGGTGGTTTAGATTTAGATAAAGATGGTGGAGCAGGTGTATATCCTCGAGATGTTAGAGATGCGAACCAAACATCGTTAAATCGTAATATTTAA